One Aphidius gifuensis isolate YNYX2018 linkage group LG3, ASM1490517v1, whole genome shotgun sequence DNA window includes the following coding sequences:
- the LOC122852473 gene encoding RNA-binding protein fusilli isoform X1 → MQMMGEKGPTHLVALYVATAGLQGNVLGSDEEEITLLVYVLIDALQNKVMGHQQYIVKPSSMDEKKKAEDENSVPAGASGTIGEDALAHAPELTEEVVKEKGIPLQQAIQQFETWWSSLSCISAGSSPRFVVDGQAPLRQCLHPETYKKDLDLPKHYNQFHDLRKEFATCYSSQEDLATLSIQEMIQYFGLTADVENEFHVKEVQDMINVIQKMIKDGHIFQTPEAINLLLEPGICSKDEEVDNNCVVRARGLPWQSSDQDIAKFFRGLNVAKGGVALCLSAQGRRNGEALVRFINKEHRNMALKRHKHHIGTRYIEVYKSSGEEFVRVAGGASGEAHAFLSRGAQVIVRMRGLPYDCVAKQVIEFFATGQNQCQVLDNEDGVLFVKKPDGRATGDAFVLFSKEEDAEKALSKHRECIGVRYIELFRSTTAEVQQVLNRAIDAKPLVELPPMLPLPPPLLPQYVITSGTRKDCIRLRGLPYEALVEHILEFMGEHAKHILYRGVHMVYNSQGQPSGEAFIQMDSENSAFSCATQRHHRFMMFGKKHRYIEVFQCSGDDMNLVLTGAAPLPAKSLLSSGTLSTHTPPAIAAPPAAQPTIPVQQPQPQLWDIHALVQAQAQAAQAQNHVQAQAQAQAMRNQDFWLMAIASQQQQQHQHQQHQQQQSSSQTTNTNNTTSKAIALPATAQHPHSLSHHSHPHHQLSTFTMSSAHAAAAAAAAAAAIHAQQSHPPLLFFNVPQRFPILRTPTHNGLMPHGIMQTPQINPAAFMGLKRSWESAFPGETVASMQKRHAWQSTAAFHPTNPAASSGLAYPAQFYPQI, encoded by the exons gtgATGGGACATCAACAATACATTGTTAAACCATCGTcaatggatgaaaaaaaaaaagctgaagaTGAAAATTCAGTACCAGCTGGTGCAAGTGGTACTATTGGAGAAGATGCACTAGCTCATGCTCCAGAACTTACTGAAGAAGTTGTCAAAGAAAAAGGAATTCCTCTTCAGCAAGCTATTCaacag tTTGAAACTTGGTGGTCATCCCTGTCATGCATATCCGCCGGAAGTTCGCCTCGTTTCGTTGTCGATGGACAAGCTCCCCTCAGACAATGTCTACATCCTGAAACTTACAAAAAGGATCTGGATCTTCCAAAACATTACAATCAATTTCATGATTTACGTAAAGAATTTGCAACTTGTTATTCATCACAAGAAGATCTTGCAACACTCAGCATTCAAGAAATGATACAAT aTTTTGGATTAACTGCTGatgttgaaaatgaatttcatGTTAAAGAAGTACAAGACATGATTAATGTCATTCAAAAAATGATCAAGGATG GACATATATTTCAAACTCCTGAAGCAATAAATCTTCTTTTAGAACCTGGcatttg ctCCAAGGATGAAGAAGTAGACAATAATTGTGTTGTACGTGCACGTGGTTTACCTTGGCAATCGTCTGACCAAGACAtagctaaattttttcgaGGATTGAATGTTGCCAa ggGTGGTGTTGCTTTGTGTTTGAGCGCCCAGGGTAGACGTAACGGTGAAGCACTTGTACGTTTTATTAACAAAGAACACAGAAATATGGCATTAAAAAGACACAAGCATCATATAGGTACAAGATACATTGAGGTGTATAAATCATCAGGTGAAGAATTTGTTAGAGTTGCTGGTGGTGCTAGTGGTGAGGCACATGCATTTCTATCACGGGGTGCACAGGTCATTGTCAGAATGCGAGGATTGCCATATGACTGCGTTGCAAAACAAGTt attgaattttttgctACTGGTCAAAATCAGTGTCAGGTGCTTGATAATGAAGATGGTGTATTATTTGTAAAGAAACCAGATGGTCGTGCAACTGGTGAtgcatttgttttattttcaaaagaagAAGATGCTGAAAAAGCACTTAGTAAACATCGTGAATGTATTGGAGTTAGATACATTGAACTATTTCGCAGTACAACTGCTGAAGTACAACAG gtacttAATCGAGCAATTGATGCTAAACCACTGGTTGAATTACCACCAATGCTTCCGTTACCTCCACCATTGCTTCCACAATATGTGATAACTTCAGGTACAAGAAAAGATTGTATTAGACTACGAGGATTACCATACGAAGCACTTGTTGAACATATTTTGGAATTTATGGGAGAACATGCTAAGCATATTCTTTATCGTGGTGTTCATATGGTTTACAATTCTCAg gGTCAACCATCTGGTGAAGCATTTATTCAAATGGACAGTGAAAATTCAGCATTTTCATGTGCAACACAACGTCATCATCGTTTTATGATGTTTGGTAAAAAACATCGTTACATAGAAGTATTTCAATGCAGTGGTGATGACATGAATTTGGTATTGACTGGTGCAGCACCATTACCAGCAAAATCACTACTATCATCCGGTACGTTGAGCACACATACACCCCCAGCAATTGCGGCTCCACCAGCCGCACAACCAACAATCCCTGTACAACAACCACAGCCCCAATTATGGGATATACACGCGTTAGTACAAGCCCAAGCCCAAGCTGCCCAAGCTCAAAATCATGTGCAAGCCCAAGCACAAGCACAAGCAATGCGTAATCAAGATTTTTGGTTAATGGCTATTGcatcacaacaacaacaacaacaccaacaccaacaacaccaacaacaacaatcatcatcacaaacaacaaatacaaataatacaacatCAAAAGCTATTGCTCTTCCAGCAACAGCACAACATCCTCATTCACTTTCTCATCATTCCCATCCTCATCATCAATTATCAACATTTACAATGTCATCAGCACATGCTGCTGCCGCTGcggctgctgctgctgctgcaaTTCATGCACAACAATCACATCcacctttattattttttaatgtaccACAACGTTTTCCAATTTTACGTACACCAACACATAATGGTTTAATGCCACATGGTATTATGCAAACACCACAAATTAATCCAGCTGCATTTATGGGTCTTAAAAGAAGTTGGGAAAGTGCATTTCCAGGTGAAACTGTTGCATCTATGCAAAAACGTCATGCATGGCAAAGTACAGCAGCTTTTCATCCAACAAATCCTGCTGCTTCATCTGGTCTTGCCTATCCTGCTCAATTTTATcctcaaatttaa
- the LOC122852473 gene encoding RNA-binding protein fusilli isoform X2 — translation MQMMGEKGPTHLVALYVATAGLQGNVLGSDEEEITLLVYVLIDALQNKVMGHQQYIVKPSSMDEKKKAEDENSVPAGASGTIGEDALAHAPELTEEVVKEKGIPLQQAIQQFETWWSSLSCISAGSSPRFVVDGQAPLRQCLHPETYKKDLDLPKHYNQFHDLRKEFATCYSSQEDLATLSIQEMIQYFGLTADVENEFHVKEVQDMINVIQKMIKDGHIFQTPEAINLLLEPGICSKDEEVDNNCVVRARGLPWQSSDQDIAKFFRGLNVAKGGVALCLSAQGRRNGEALVRFINKEHRNMALKRHKHHIGTRYIEVYKSSGEEFVRVAGGASGEAHAFLSRGAQVIVRMRGLPYDCVAKQVIEFFATGQNQCQVLDNEDGVLFVKKPDGRATGDAFVLFSKEEDAEKALSKHRECIGVRYIELFRSTTAEVQQVLNRAIDAKPLVELPPMLPLPPPLLPQYVITSGTRKDCIRLRGLPYEALVEHILEFMGEHAKHILYRGVHMVYNSQGQPSGEAFIQMDSENSAFSCATQRHHRFMMFGKKHRYIEVFQCSGDDMNLVLTGAAPLPAKSLLSSDDIMMPPTYASGPIFSPQTAMLPQGLSLLAPPPYQTLVCFPYASLSPPMDPWHHRVHAPASCMADLGIHAFSIMDRPMESPLISRDDIDHRQQIALLQAANN, via the exons gtgATGGGACATCAACAATACATTGTTAAACCATCGTcaatggatgaaaaaaaaaaagctgaagaTGAAAATTCAGTACCAGCTGGTGCAAGTGGTACTATTGGAGAAGATGCACTAGCTCATGCTCCAGAACTTACTGAAGAAGTTGTCAAAGAAAAAGGAATTCCTCTTCAGCAAGCTATTCaacag tTTGAAACTTGGTGGTCATCCCTGTCATGCATATCCGCCGGAAGTTCGCCTCGTTTCGTTGTCGATGGACAAGCTCCCCTCAGACAATGTCTACATCCTGAAACTTACAAAAAGGATCTGGATCTTCCAAAACATTACAATCAATTTCATGATTTACGTAAAGAATTTGCAACTTGTTATTCATCACAAGAAGATCTTGCAACACTCAGCATTCAAGAAATGATACAAT aTTTTGGATTAACTGCTGatgttgaaaatgaatttcatGTTAAAGAAGTACAAGACATGATTAATGTCATTCAAAAAATGATCAAGGATG GACATATATTTCAAACTCCTGAAGCAATAAATCTTCTTTTAGAACCTGGcatttg ctCCAAGGATGAAGAAGTAGACAATAATTGTGTTGTACGTGCACGTGGTTTACCTTGGCAATCGTCTGACCAAGACAtagctaaattttttcgaGGATTGAATGTTGCCAa ggGTGGTGTTGCTTTGTGTTTGAGCGCCCAGGGTAGACGTAACGGTGAAGCACTTGTACGTTTTATTAACAAAGAACACAGAAATATGGCATTAAAAAGACACAAGCATCATATAGGTACAAGATACATTGAGGTGTATAAATCATCAGGTGAAGAATTTGTTAGAGTTGCTGGTGGTGCTAGTGGTGAGGCACATGCATTTCTATCACGGGGTGCACAGGTCATTGTCAGAATGCGAGGATTGCCATATGACTGCGTTGCAAAACAAGTt attgaattttttgctACTGGTCAAAATCAGTGTCAGGTGCTTGATAATGAAGATGGTGTATTATTTGTAAAGAAACCAGATGGTCGTGCAACTGGTGAtgcatttgttttattttcaaaagaagAAGATGCTGAAAAAGCACTTAGTAAACATCGTGAATGTATTGGAGTTAGATACATTGAACTATTTCGCAGTACAACTGCTGAAGTACAACAG gtacttAATCGAGCAATTGATGCTAAACCACTGGTTGAATTACCACCAATGCTTCCGTTACCTCCACCATTGCTTCCACAATATGTGATAACTTCAGGTACAAGAAAAGATTGTATTAGACTACGAGGATTACCATACGAAGCACTTGTTGAACATATTTTGGAATTTATGGGAGAACATGCTAAGCATATTCTTTATCGTGGTGTTCATATGGTTTACAATTCTCAg gGTCAACCATCTGGTGAAGCATTTATTCAAATGGACAGTGAAAATTCAGCATTTTCATGTGCAACACAACGTCATCATCGTTTTATGATGTTTGGTAAAAAACATCGTTACATAGAAGTATTTCAATGCAGTGGTGATGACATGAATTTGGTATTGACTGGTGCAGCACCATTACCAGCAAAATCACTACTATCATCCG atgATATTATGATGCCACCAACATATGCATCAGGACCAATATTTTCACCACAAACGGCAATGTTGCCACAAGGATTGTCACTCTTGGCACCACCACCTTATCAAACACTTGTTTGTTTTCCATATGCATCATTGTCACCTCCAATGGATCCATGGCATCATCGTGTTCATGCTCCAGCTAGCTGCATGg cagaTTTAGGAATTCATGCATTTAGTATAATGGACAGACCAATGGAATCACCATTAATTAGTCGTGATGATATTGATCATCGTCAACAAATAGCACTTTTACAAGCTGctaataattag
- the LOC122852473 gene encoding RNA-binding protein fusilli isoform X3 translates to MQMMGEKGPTHLVALYVATAGLQGNVLGSDEEEITLLVYVLIDALQNKVMGHQQYIVKPSSMDEKKKAEDENSVPAGASGTIGEDALAHAPELTEEVVKEKGIPLQQAIQQFETWWSSLSCISAGSSPRFVVDGQAPLRQCLHPETYKKDLDLPKHYNQFHDLRKEFATCYSSQEDLATLSIQEMIQYFGLTADVENEFHVKEVQDMINVIQKMIKDGHIFQTPEAINLLLEPGICSKDEEVDNNCVVRARGLPWQSSDQDIAKFFRGLNVAKGGVALCLSAQGRRNGEALVRFINKEHRNMALKRHKHHIGTRYIEVYKSSGEEFVRVAGGASGEAHAFLSRGAQVIVRMRGLPYDCVAKQVIEFFATGQNQCQVLDNEDGVLFVKKPDGRATGDAFVLFSKEEDAEKALSKHRECIGVRYIELFRSTTAEVQQVLNRAIDAKPLVELPPMLPLPPPLLPQYVITSGTRKDCIRLRGLPYEALVEHILEFMGEHAKHILYRGVHMVYNSQGQPSGEAFIQMDSENSAFSCATQRHHRFMMFGKKHRYIEVFQCSGDDMNLVLTGAAPLPAKSLLSSDDIMMPPTYASGPIFSPQTAMLPQGLSLLAPPPYQTLVCFPYASLSPPMDPWHHRVHAPASCMDLGIHAFSIMDRPMESPLISRDDIDHRQQIALLQAANN, encoded by the exons gtgATGGGACATCAACAATACATTGTTAAACCATCGTcaatggatgaaaaaaaaaaagctgaagaTGAAAATTCAGTACCAGCTGGTGCAAGTGGTACTATTGGAGAAGATGCACTAGCTCATGCTCCAGAACTTACTGAAGAAGTTGTCAAAGAAAAAGGAATTCCTCTTCAGCAAGCTATTCaacag tTTGAAACTTGGTGGTCATCCCTGTCATGCATATCCGCCGGAAGTTCGCCTCGTTTCGTTGTCGATGGACAAGCTCCCCTCAGACAATGTCTACATCCTGAAACTTACAAAAAGGATCTGGATCTTCCAAAACATTACAATCAATTTCATGATTTACGTAAAGAATTTGCAACTTGTTATTCATCACAAGAAGATCTTGCAACACTCAGCATTCAAGAAATGATACAAT aTTTTGGATTAACTGCTGatgttgaaaatgaatttcatGTTAAAGAAGTACAAGACATGATTAATGTCATTCAAAAAATGATCAAGGATG GACATATATTTCAAACTCCTGAAGCAATAAATCTTCTTTTAGAACCTGGcatttg ctCCAAGGATGAAGAAGTAGACAATAATTGTGTTGTACGTGCACGTGGTTTACCTTGGCAATCGTCTGACCAAGACAtagctaaattttttcgaGGATTGAATGTTGCCAa ggGTGGTGTTGCTTTGTGTTTGAGCGCCCAGGGTAGACGTAACGGTGAAGCACTTGTACGTTTTATTAACAAAGAACACAGAAATATGGCATTAAAAAGACACAAGCATCATATAGGTACAAGATACATTGAGGTGTATAAATCATCAGGTGAAGAATTTGTTAGAGTTGCTGGTGGTGCTAGTGGTGAGGCACATGCATTTCTATCACGGGGTGCACAGGTCATTGTCAGAATGCGAGGATTGCCATATGACTGCGTTGCAAAACAAGTt attgaattttttgctACTGGTCAAAATCAGTGTCAGGTGCTTGATAATGAAGATGGTGTATTATTTGTAAAGAAACCAGATGGTCGTGCAACTGGTGAtgcatttgttttattttcaaaagaagAAGATGCTGAAAAAGCACTTAGTAAACATCGTGAATGTATTGGAGTTAGATACATTGAACTATTTCGCAGTACAACTGCTGAAGTACAACAG gtacttAATCGAGCAATTGATGCTAAACCACTGGTTGAATTACCACCAATGCTTCCGTTACCTCCACCATTGCTTCCACAATATGTGATAACTTCAGGTACAAGAAAAGATTGTATTAGACTACGAGGATTACCATACGAAGCACTTGTTGAACATATTTTGGAATTTATGGGAGAACATGCTAAGCATATTCTTTATCGTGGTGTTCATATGGTTTACAATTCTCAg gGTCAACCATCTGGTGAAGCATTTATTCAAATGGACAGTGAAAATTCAGCATTTTCATGTGCAACACAACGTCATCATCGTTTTATGATGTTTGGTAAAAAACATCGTTACATAGAAGTATTTCAATGCAGTGGTGATGACATGAATTTGGTATTGACTGGTGCAGCACCATTACCAGCAAAATCACTACTATCATCCG atgATATTATGATGCCACCAACATATGCATCAGGACCAATATTTTCACCACAAACGGCAATGTTGCCACAAGGATTGTCACTCTTGGCACCACCACCTTATCAAACACTTGTTTGTTTTCCATATGCATCATTGTCACCTCCAATGGATCCATGGCATCATCGTGTTCATGCTCCAGCTAGCTGCATGg aTTTAGGAATTCATGCATTTAGTATAATGGACAGACCAATGGAATCACCATTAATTAGTCGTGATGATATTGATCATCGTCAACAAATAGCACTTTTACAAGCTGctaataattag